ATTTAGCTAATTATCGATTAACAAAGCTTCACGAGGGTGGAGAGGGTGGAGAGAAAACGACTGTTTTTCGATTCTAGAAAACGAAAATTGAAAAATCTTCTAAAATACTTTTTTTCAAATATGATTTTCTGGAAACGTAAAAAGCTTATTTTTACTCCACCCTCTCCACCCAAGCCCTCATACATCATTGATAATCTAACAATTAGATTCACCAATAAATAGTGAAGAAGAATTGTTCCATGCGATCATATCACCAAAAAGAGCCTTAAACGAGTGGTTTCAGACAATGAGAACGGATATAAACAGCATGCAACTGCCTGCTGTGGTGCTTAAAATATTGCAAATGGATAGTTGACCAGCATAAATGTAGCACACCATTGCCTGTTATGGCCTGCATTTAGAGGGGTATGCCGATTATCGAAAATAAAAACAATGCAGCACTCCCCTATTATGATAATAACAGCAAGCTAATCTGATTATGGGGTTGCCCAGATACACTAATTCTTTATTCATGAAGAACTAACCGAAACAACAGGGAAAACTAACCCAAACAACGGCAATAGTTACCTCAATCTTGTACATCATTCGCTCCAATCATGTACATGTTTAGGTTCAATCTTGTACATGATTACCCCCTAATCTTGTACATGATTGGGGTAATATGTCTCGACGAATACAATAAACCTATTCCGGCTTTTGTTAATGGAACGTGATTTATTCTCTAAACACTGGTTTTAGGTTGACTATTTCTGTTGCTTCGCCTGATTTAGGTTGACGAATAAACTGCAAACTCTAGAAACGGTCAGTTTTTATAGATGCAAACTCTAAAAGAGGTTGAATTTATCCTTTTCGGAAAATGATTGTTTCCTCTTCCGCTTCCCCACTCTGTATTCTTCCACCCATAATCAAACACACCCATTTTACAGAGGTGAAAAGGGCGAAGTTAAAAGTGATATTCAGCTTATTACCTATAACAGCTCCAACTTGTAAACAATTTTAGTGTCACTAGTGGCAGTAAAAAAGAGGTTTATTCGGTTTCAGAAAATGAAAAATGAAAATTCTTCAAAAAGATTTTTTTTGGATTTACGATTTACAGAACGAGAAAAAGAATGTTTTCTCTGCCACACTGCCACTAAAAATATTTACCTATCTTTTTATAGTGCACCATTACATTCTCATCGTTAGGGCATCTACAACGATTAACAGCTCATTATCAAACATATAGCAAAACAATACCAATACAATAGCGAGGTCAGGTAAAAAACATCAGAACTAATTAGCTCTCCTAATAAACAAGGAGAAACAATACAGAAAGTGTGTGTTTCCTTATTTCCATTTCCAGTTCAGTTCTACATTCCAGATTATTCCCAAATTTTCTGTAACTTTTGCCAGTTCGCTCTTGAACCCTTCGTAATCTGCCATTTTACTTGGAACAACAATCGTTCCGCCATTCTTCATCCGTATAAACAAGTCGTCTTTTATCTCATAAATAAACGAAATCTCTGTGAGTCTGAGTTTCTCTTCTCCCGAGTAATCCTTTGAGATAATATATTCATCTACAAATTCCACCTGACTAGTTACTCCGATTCTGTTCTTATAGTTTTCCTTAATATGGCTCTCATAATATTTTTTATACCTCCACCTGTTGTAAAAGGGATAAAAAAAGATGTTCAACCCAGCCACAATCAAAAAATAATATGAAACTAACTTATCCTCTTTACTTAGAAATATAAGTCCTAAACACAGAAAAAGTACAGTGATAATTATCCAACTACGAATTCGCTTTGCTTTTATCGTTTTAGATTTTGATGCCGTGAAGAGCATAAATCTAAGAAAGTCGTCTTTCTCCAATTTTATCTGGTACATAGTATTTTCAGTTGTATTTATAGCAAATATAACTTTTTCATTTGAGAATGGTCAAAACAGTCGCCACATTCTTTTTAAAAACCAAAAATAAAAAGAATATTTTGCTGCGTTTTATTATACCTTTGCGGGACCTAAACTAATAGATACTAATATTTAAGTTCTTGAAAAAAGATAATGCCAACTAATATCATGAATAAACCAACATACTAATTTTCATTACTATGAATAAATTTATCAACCTATCAGCACTTTTTTTGTTCGTATTCACTTCATTATTTGCTTCCGACAAATTCCCAAGAGAAAAGAATGTTGTTCGTATCATGTCTTACAACGTTCACAACTGCAAAGGAACCGACAATGAGTTTAACTATGATCGTATTGCAAACATCATTGATGATGTAAAGCCGGATGTTGTGTCATTACAAGAACTGGATAGCGTTACAACCCGCAACAATGGCGTTTTTGCACTGAAAAAACTCAGCGAGTTAACAGCTATGCATTACCTCTTTGCTCCGGCCATCAGTTTGCAAGGCGGCTCTTATGGAATTGGTATGTTATCAAAAGAGCGTCCCATTAAATACCAAACAATACCTCTCCCCGGAAGAGAAGAAAGTCGGGTGCTGCTTATTGCCGAATTCAGTAAATATGTTTGCTGCGCTGTGCACATGTCATTGACCGATGCCGATCAGATAGCTTCGGTGGCAATTATAGAAAATGCACTGAAGGGTATTTCAAAACCGGTATTCCTGGCAGGTGACATGAACTCCGAATTCTCCTCTCCTACACAGATTGCGATGAGAAATATATTCAAGCCGCTCAGCAACCCAAATAAGAAAACATATCCTTCCGATGAAGCTAAGGAATGCATCGATTATATTTACGCATACAAAGAGAACCAACATCAGTTTTCTGTAATCCAGAATCAGGTGATTCCCGAGAAAATAGCTTCCGACCATCTTCCTTTATTTACCGATGTGCGAATTGCAGCCGATGCTACCCAAATAATGCGTACCAAACCTTACTTGCAGAACCCGAACAATGGAGGTATCACTGTTTCGTGGCTGACCAATGTGCCTGTTCACAGCTGGGTGGAATACGGAACCAACCCTCAACATCTGGATTGCCGCACCGAAACGTTGATTGACGGGCAATCCGTATGCAATAATGAACATCACAAGGTGCGTCTTAAAAATCTGAAACCTGACACCAAGTACTACTATCGTGTTTGCTCGCAAGAAATAACTCTCTATGAGGCTTACAGAAAAGAGTTTGGTGCCACAGCCTGTTCGGAGGTCTATTCGTTCTCTGTACCTGGCAGCAAAACAACCGACTTTACCGCTATCATCATGAACGATTTGCATAAGAATAAAAAGACACTCGGCAAGCTGACCAATCAGATTAAAGGAATTGATTACGATATGGTTATATTTAACGGAGATTGCATAGACGACCCCAAAGACGAAAAATCGGCAGTCGATTTTCTTTCTTATATGAACGAACAGGTTCATGCAGAAAAGGTTCCGGTCTATTATATCCGTGGAAACCATGAAATACGAAATGCTTACTCAATCCAGTTGCGCGACCTGATAGATTATGTTGGTGGCAATACCACTTATGGAGCTTTTAATTGGGGCGACTCCCGTTTTGTTTTACTGGATTGTGGCGAAGACAAACCGGATACAACCAAAGTATATTATGGGCTCAATTCTTTTGAATCCTTCAGACGTGAGCAAACTGAATTCTTAAAGAAAGAATTATCGGGCAACGAATTTAAAAAAGCCTCAGCCAAAGTACTGATTCATCATATTCCTCTCTACTGCATGCCTTCTGATGAGTATACTCCCTGCAAAGAGATGTGGCATCCGCTCTTGAAAAAGGCATCGTTCAACCTGGCAATCAATGCACACAACCATAGTCTTGCTTTTCATCCAAAAGGAGAATGCGAGAATAACTTCCCGATAGTTGTGGGAGGTGGACCTGACCTGGACAATGGAACCGTGATGATTCTGAAAAAGAGAAACTCAAAATTGACATTGACTGTGCTGAATACCGAAGGAAAAGAACTGTTAAATAAAGAGTTATAAGATAAAAAGGAAAAAGGCTATCCTTGAACTAAAAAAGTGAGGATAGCCTTTGTTATTACAAACTCTGATGAACTTAATTTACTTTGTTTCCCTCATTTCTGCATCGTTGGCATAAGGAGCTATCTCAACAGATTTTAGTTTGGCTCCGTTTGCACTCTGTCTTAAACCAAACACCAAAACATTCTTTTTACCTTTGCCAAAATTCAACCAACATTCCGGAAGATAGAACTCACGTTGAGGACCCACTTCCCAATGTCGGCCAATATTATGCCCATTCAACCACATATACCCATTACCTGATGCGTTTATGAGTAATCGCCAAGGGATCCAGACTCCATTTTCTGATTCAGGCAACTCAAATTCAACTTTATACCAGGTGAAGAGTGCATCGTATATACCTTTCGGCTGGATATTATTCCCTTTTCGAGGAATAGAATTAACAGTATCCAATGCTATTTTCTCCCATCCTTTGGTATTGGAACATCCTGTAATCCATCCATTTGTAACCCCTGAAAGATCTTTTGCAACTTCCCATTTCAATGGTTTCTCAATCTTCATCTGACGAAGCAAACGTACAGGTTTCAATATTCCACCTGAGCCATTCGAATTGGTTACCGCCATAACAATCTGGTTAGCCCCCGGCTTGATAAAATCGACAATATTAGCGATAAAGGGTTTATCCCATTCATCGTGACTGGCTACCAGTTTTCCATTCACATATAAAACACCTCGGTCGTCTATACATCCAAATTCCAGCATCGTTTTGCCATTTTTAATCATCTCAGGAGTAAAGTTTATCTGAGATCGATATACCGCTGTTGCATTTTTTCCCTGTAAAATCCAGGCAGCCGGCCATTTCGGTTTTGCAAGACCTGCAATCTGAAGCGTAGCCAAACCTGCAACAGTTTCATCATCAAGCATCATCTTTTCCCAGTTGTCTTCATTCGTTGAAGCTTTCAATATATCTTTTTCGTTATCGCTGGCTGCCAGTTTAACTTTCCACTGTTCTACAGGAGTGATTGATTCAACCTCTGGCCCAAGTCCTCCATTTCTCATACCTGATAATTCTTCCATCGGACGATAACCATGTGCATGTCCTTGATTCTCATAGACTGCGACGATTTCATTTGTTCCAGCATGCAGTAGTCCTTTGGAGATAAAGGTATTATCGAATTCATTGATTGAAGCCCGGGGAGCAATCTTTCCATTAATCTGAATATACATGGGATCACCGGTAAACATATCAAAAACTATTGAACCGTATTTCTTTAACTCTTCCACTGTCAAATTAAACTTGCTTTTGTAAAGAGAATACCGGCAATCGTTTACTCCCAGTTCGGGCAACGAAACAGCAGATCCAAGTGGTGTCCATCTGGCCTTGAAAGTCTCATTTTGTTTATAGGCTGTTGTAATACGTACTGAAGCAGGGATTTTTTTCGGACGTAAGATTTCATTTTGTTCTTTGGGAAACCACTCTCCTTTTGAACCATTAGTCTCTCCAGTATTAAGTACAAGCACTTTGCTATCCAACGCACCCAGTTCACATCTGAAACGAATTGGCTGTTGGTTAGTTAGTTTAAGGTTTATTTCATCAGAAAAAGTTGCTTTTTTATCTTTGTTCAAAACAAAGATATATTGTGTCCCATCAGTCGCACGTCTCATCCCGATAATCAGGTCTTTCGAAGTATTATCGGTACTAAACCCTACCGGTACAGAACGTGTAAGCCTGCTGCCATGAATGGCAAGAAATTCACCAATTGCTTTGGTTGTCAAAAATTTCTCCCCTGTTCCGCCATTTTCTTTCAATGCAGCACCATAATCGTAAGAGGTAGTCATGGTGCGCGCCCCCCAACCAGCAAAGTGGGTTCCTCCAAAAAACATATAATAATTCAACCCTGTAGCCCCTCCGGCCATTGCCATTAAGGCCATACCACGGGCATGACGACCATCCAGATAATTATCCTCGCTCAACGATCTTCCAACGGTAGAAAACCACCCCCCCTGAAGTTCGCAAACAAAAGCCGGAGCATCAGGTTGCTGGCGTTTCAGATCTTCAATGCGGTTTTTTGATTCCTGCATATTCCACCAAATGTATTGATTGTCCATATCAAAAACCTGGCTGATTTGAGGATCTTTACAATCTCTGGCTTCCGGTGTTACACAGGTAAAAAGCGGGACATTAATTCCATTTGATTTAGCTGCCTGATACAAGGCTTTCAGATAACGGATTTTTCCCTCGGAAGCCATGTCGAAATAGATGTATTCGTTTTCGAGTTGAACCAAAATGATTCCTTTGCCACCTTTCGGTTTATTGGTTATCTGTTCGGATGCAAAAATTGGACAAACCGCATCGTACCAGTGCTTCGACCATTTAATATATTCCGGATTATCACTCCGCAACCAAAAGCTTGTTTCATATTTATCCGGGCAGAATTTCCCGAGCCAGCGTGGATGGGCACCTCCGGCCCACTCAGCACAAATAAACGGACCGGGACGAACAATGGTATAAAAGCCAAATTCTTCCTGCGCCATTTTCAGCCAGGCTTTCAAATCAGAAAAGTCGCATTTTGAGAAATCATTCACATTCTTCGGCATATTCATTTCGTGCCAGTTCCATGGAACATAAGTTTCAACAGTGTTAAAACCTGCTTTTTTGATTTTACGGAAACGATCTCGCCAAAGAGCTTTTGGACAACGAAAATAATGAAAGGCTGCACTATAAATAAATACATCTTTCCCTTCAATGGTCATGCAATGACCATCATATCGAATTCGATCGGGATGCGAAAATTGCTTCGAAATACCTGAAGTTGTAGATACAGGTTCTGATGTGTTGTTCGCTTTTACCTGACTAAAGGTCAATAATATTAAAAAAATGTAGAAATGTTTTTTCATTGGTAGTTATTATATTATTATTCAGTATAAAATTTTATGTTTACAATCATAATTACTGCATATATTGGAAGTCACTTATTTGATTTTTTCTTTAAAAATTCAAATTTAGCTTCTTTCACATCTTTCAGGTTCTTTATCATGATAAAGACGTTTTAAAAAAGAAATTCCACATAGAAAATATCATTGGAATACGAATTGACAGAGGTAATGGAAGCAAATTTTCTTCTTGCAATTACAAATTATAAGGTCTAAAAGTTACATAAATTCACCAATCCAATCAAAATAGGCCGGCAAGTACCAATAGACAATGTTGATATGCGTTATTTCTTTTAGGATACTGAAATGCAGAAATCATACTCTATATAAAATAAAACAGCTCATAACAGTTGTTACTTTTAAAATAAAAACGAATTGCAATAAGAAAAGACAAGACGCATTGATAAAAATCAAAAGATTATCAATGCGTCTTGAATAATTCAAATTTCACCAGACAATAATACTTTTTTAGAAAGGGTTTCTAATTGGCATTGTAGCGAAACCAGTTGTAGTCAACAAATCCACCAATGCCTTCATCCGTAGTAGAGTAGTTAAACAGAGCAAAACGGTTAGCAGTCCAATCAAAACCTAGTCCCATTTTCAACTCATCACCCATTTTTTTAAAATTTTTACCGTCGGTACTGTAAAAGAATGATGCCGTAAATCCAATATGAGTAACTGTAGCCTTAAACCAAATGGTGTTGCCAGTAAAATTATTAATCGTTGCAATGGTTTTTCCGTTATTCACCATAATTATTGATCGCGATTTATTTTCCTGTTTGATTGCCACAAAAGCATAAGGAGATTGAAAGACTCCAAAACCTGCTATATTTCCATTCTTCATACCTCGTACACTCATTTCTATGGTTCCTGACGAAGTAGGCCCCTGCACACGTTGAGTTAGTGTATTGCGAGCTTTTATAAGATCGGTGGCTTTATTGGCCTTCAAACGCATATAACCGCGACGTTCAACGAGCGTCCACTTTTCCGGATCGGGATTATGATTCCATTGCCACTGAAGTCCAAGTTCCGGTGAATTAAATTCGTCTGTTGTTGCAGGTACTTTAATCGAATGTGTAACGCCAATATTTGGTTTTTTATATGTAATCACTCCTTTACCATTTACTCCTAGCATCGGCCATCCGTCCACCCAAGTAACCGGTTCCAGATTAGACGTGCGGCCGATAGGGCCACGATCCTGCATGATCATAAACCACCAAGATCCATCTTTTAGTTGAAGCATTCCTCCTTGATGCAGGCCATTACCGGGATATGTACTATCATCGTTAATGATAACTTTTGACTCGTAG
The Bacteroides sedimenti genome window above contains:
- a CDS encoding metallophosphoesterase, which translates into the protein MNKFINLSALFLFVFTSLFASDKFPREKNVVRIMSYNVHNCKGTDNEFNYDRIANIIDDVKPDVVSLQELDSVTTRNNGVFALKKLSELTAMHYLFAPAISLQGGSYGIGMLSKERPIKYQTIPLPGREESRVLLIAEFSKYVCCAVHMSLTDADQIASVAIIENALKGISKPVFLAGDMNSEFSSPTQIAMRNIFKPLSNPNKKTYPSDEAKECIDYIYAYKENQHQFSVIQNQVIPEKIASDHLPLFTDVRIAADATQIMRTKPYLQNPNNGGITVSWLTNVPVHSWVEYGTNPQHLDCRTETLIDGQSVCNNEHHKVRLKNLKPDTKYYYRVCSQEITLYEAYRKEFGATACSEVYSFSVPGSKTTDFTAIIMNDLHKNKKTLGKLTNQIKGIDYDMVIFNGDCIDDPKDEKSAVDFLSYMNEQVHAEKVPVYYIRGNHEIRNAYSIQLRDLIDYVGGNTTYGAFNWGDSRFVLLDCGEDKPDTTKVYYGLNSFESFRREQTEFLKKELSGNEFKKASAKVLIHHIPLYCMPSDEYTPCKEMWHPLLKKASFNLAINAHNHSLAFHPKGECENNFPIVVGGGPDLDNGTVMILKKRNSKLTLTVLNTEGKELLNKEL
- a CDS encoding beta-galactosidase; this translates as MKKHFYIFLILLTFSQVKANNTSEPVSTTSGISKQFSHPDRIRYDGHCMTIEGKDVFIYSAAFHYFRCPKALWRDRFRKIKKAGFNTVETYVPWNWHEMNMPKNVNDFSKCDFSDLKAWLKMAQEEFGFYTIVRPGPFICAEWAGGAHPRWLGKFCPDKYETSFWLRSDNPEYIKWSKHWYDAVCPIFASEQITNKPKGGKGIILVQLENEYIYFDMASEGKIRYLKALYQAAKSNGINVPLFTCVTPEARDCKDPQISQVFDMDNQYIWWNMQESKNRIEDLKRQQPDAPAFVCELQGGWFSTVGRSLSEDNYLDGRHARGMALMAMAGGATGLNYYMFFGGTHFAGWGARTMTTSYDYGAALKENGGTGEKFLTTKAIGEFLAIHGSRLTRSVPVGFSTDNTSKDLIIGMRRATDGTQYIFVLNKDKKATFSDEINLKLTNQQPIRFRCELGALDSKVLVLNTGETNGSKGEWFPKEQNEILRPKKIPASVRITTAYKQNETFKARWTPLGSAVSLPELGVNDCRYSLYKSKFNLTVEELKKYGSIVFDMFTGDPMYIQINGKIAPRASINEFDNTFISKGLLHAGTNEIVAVYENQGHAHGYRPMEELSGMRNGGLGPEVESITPVEQWKVKLAASDNEKDILKASTNEDNWEKMMLDDETVAGLATLQIAGLAKPKWPAAWILQGKNATAVYRSQINFTPEMIKNGKTMLEFGCIDDRGVLYVNGKLVASHDEWDKPFIANIVDFIKPGANQIVMAVTNSNGSGGILKPVRLLRQMKIEKPLKWEVAKDLSGVTNGWITGCSNTKGWEKIALDTVNSIPRKGNNIQPKGIYDALFTWYKVEFELPESENGVWIPWRLLINASGNGYMWLNGHNIGRHWEVGPQREFYLPECWLNFGKGKKNVLVFGLRQSANGAKLKSVEIAPYANDAEMRETK
- a CDS encoding glycoside hydrolase family 43 protein, with translation MFLFAFSTVLDAQQKTTLTKVWTPDNGNGTFTNPIMWGDWPDPDIIRVGDDFYFISTSMHYVPGCPIAKSKDLINWEMAGYAVSRYDEDPRYDMKGGEMYLNGSWASTIRYHNGLFYAGFCTPYGIGRDKGQFSICTAKDVKGPWTRTIFPEYLYDPGLLFDDDGRVYVAHGQTTLYVTELNADALSVKVPQKKIYSNRDYPYLEGSHFYKINGKYYILGSTGGTTGRQVCLRSDSIYGPYESKVIINDDSTYPGNGLHQGGMLQLKDGSWWFMIMQDRGPIGRTSNLEPVTWVDGWPMLGVNGKGVITYKKPNIGVTHSIKVPATTDEFNSPELGLQWQWNHNPDPEKWTLVERRGYMRLKANKATDLIKARNTLTQRVQGPTSSGTIEMSVRGMKNGNIAGFGVFQSPYAFVAIKQENKSRSIIMVNNGKTIATINNFTGNTIWFKATVTHIGFTASFFYSTDGKNFKKMGDELKMGLGFDWTANRFALFNYSTTDEGIGGFVDYNWFRYNAN